Proteins encoded together in one Lathyrus oleraceus cultivar Zhongwan6 chromosome 5, CAAS_Psat_ZW6_1.0, whole genome shotgun sequence window:
- the LOC127086684 gene encoding histone deacetylase 8: MSTNTDAAASESSTAHQIDVFWHEGMLHHDTGNGVFDTGIDPGFLDVLEKHPENSDRVKNMVSILKRGPISPHLSWNLGTHALIHELLSFHTPEYINELIEADKKGGKTLCTGTFLNPGSWDAALLAAGTTLSSMKHLLDGHGKIAYALVRPPGHHAQPSQADGYCFLNNAGLAVQLALDSGCKKVAVIDIDVHYGNGTAEGFYSSNKVFTISLHMNHGSWGPSHPQNGSVDELGEGEGYGYNLNIPLPNGTGDKGYDYAFHELVVPSIHKFEPDMIVLVLGQDSSAFDPNGRQCLTMEGYREIGRLVHGLATRHSDGRVLIVQEGGYHVTYSAYCLHATLEGVLNLPLPLLEDPVAYYPEDETFSVKVIEAIKSYVKDKMPLWRTD, translated from the exons ATGTCAACGAATACAGACGCAGCCGCATCAGAATCTTCCACGGCGCACCAAATAGACGTTTTCTGGCATGAAGGAATGCTCCATCACGATACCGGCAATGGAGTTTTCGACACAGGAATCGATCCCGGTTTTCTAGACGTGTTGGAGAAACATCCTGAAAACTCAGACAGAGTCAAAAACATGGTTTCCATCCTCAAAAGAGGTCCTATCTCTCCTCATCTTTCTTGGAACCTCGGTACACATGCTCTCATCCACGAGCTCCTTTCATTTCACACTCCTG AGTACATAAATGAACTGATAGAAGCTGATAAAAAAGGCGGAAAGACGCTTTGCACCGGCACATTCTTAAACCCTGGATCATGGGATGCAGCACTTCTTGCTGCTGGCACAACACTGTCTTCCATGAAGCATTTGCTAGATGGACATGGAAAAATTGCTTATGCATTGGTTAGGCCGCCTGGTCACCACGCTCAACCTTCTCAGGCTGACGGATACTGTTTCCTTAACAACGCCGGTCTAGCAGTACAATTAGCTTTAGACTCCGGATGTAAAAAAGTTGCGGTTATTGATATTGATGTTCATTATGGAAATGGCACAGCGGAGGGATTTTATTCCTCTAATAAAGTTTTTACCATCTCTCTTCATATGAACCATGGATCATGGGGTCCGTCTCATCCGCAGAATGGTTCTGTTGATGAGTTAGGTGAAGGAGAAGGTTATGGTTATAACCTTAACATACCTCTACCAAATGGAACAGGGGACAAAGGTTACGATTACGCCTTCCATGAGTTGGTTGTTCCGTCGATACATAAATTTGAGCCTGATATGATAGTGTTGGTTTTAGGACAAGACTCAAGTGCA TTTGATCCAAATGGAAGGCAATGCTTGACAATGGAAGGATATAGAGAAATCGGGCGGTTAGTTCATGGTCTTGCGACGAGACACAGCGATGGGCGTGTTCTTATTGTGCAGGAAGGTGGGTATCATGTAACATATTCAGCATATTGTTTACATGCAACACTTGAAGGTGTTCTCAACCTACCACTTCCTCTACTAGAAGATCCTGTTGCCTATTATCCAGAAGATGAGACATTTTCTGTCAAAGTCATAGAAGCCATTAAAAGTTATGTAAAAGATAAAATGCCCTTATGGAGAACAGATTAA